The Miltoncostaea oceani genome includes a region encoding these proteins:
- the nrdR gene encoding transcriptional regulator NrdR, producing MICPFCDNPEHRVVESRVADTKDAIRRRRECLACGQRFTTYERFEEMPLMVVKSSGERQAFDRSKLLEGLQRACHKRQVSTASLDLAVRDIEAELRNRLRQEVSSPQIGELALRRLKEIDAVAYVRFASVYRQFADVEEFGDELSRLEREPPLPRGQFPLDDQLFETFDAGSTPPGRATLRALPGGRDGVPPRTTAQEASDGD from the coding sequence GTGATCTGCCCGTTCTGCGACAACCCCGAGCACCGCGTGGTCGAGTCGCGGGTGGCCGACACGAAGGACGCGATCCGGCGACGGCGCGAGTGCCTGGCCTGCGGGCAGCGCTTCACGACCTACGAGCGGTTCGAGGAGATGCCGCTGATGGTCGTGAAGAGCTCCGGCGAGCGTCAGGCGTTCGACCGCTCCAAGCTGCTGGAGGGCCTGCAGCGCGCATGCCACAAGCGGCAGGTGTCGACGGCGTCCCTCGACCTCGCGGTCCGCGACATCGAGGCGGAGTTGCGCAACCGGCTGCGCCAGGAGGTCAGCAGCCCCCAGATCGGCGAGCTCGCCCTGCGCCGGCTCAAGGAGATCGACGCGGTGGCGTACGTCCGCTTCGCCTCCGTCTACCGCCAGTTCGCGGACGTCGAGGAGTTCGGCGACGAGCTCTCGCGCCTCGAGCGCGAACCGCCGTTGCCGCGCGGACAGTTCCCCCTCGACGACCAGCTCTTCGAGACATTCGATGCGGGCTCCACCCCGCCCGGCCGCGCTACCCTCAGGGCTCTGCCCGGCGGGCGCGACGGGGTCCCCCCGCGCACGACCGCCCAGGAGGCAAGCGATGGCGACTGA
- a CDS encoding tetratricopeptide repeat protein, which produces MGSPAPRAAWVAGGVALAGWALVGLGGGGIDPGDGLGGSGPTAAFLTLALGAPLAAVVVVLAWDRVALRTGPVRLALGACAGMAAWAALSMLWAASPTLAWIDANRQAIVLCALVVGAGLGALLPRAPLLLGLGLSAAALVPVGAALLTRILPELLGADSDLARLSSPVGYWNALALIAVVAAPGALWPAGARPAWRGGLSVGAAGTTLVIVTVLLTYSRGGVLALVMALTVTMAFVPATGRAVAALAAGAAGAVLPAVHGLTDPALTTDGLPVGQRADAGLGLGWRIAAGLVLAAVLAPLLVRAAGRVGLEPARARRIGLAALAVVVLVTGVVVSVVPEARGWTGDRAAEFRGEEGDAVANDPGRLVSTAGNQRRGWWGEAWRGFLDAPVVGQGAGGFALVHLQERATGDPSLMTREPHGVVVRFLSGTGLVGTALFAALLAAVAWGVLRAAGGRAPPEIGLPLAVMAAFLLQAAVDWSWAVPALTIPALAAAGVVLTSGVTGRVPGARPGPLAAAGLAAAVLIAIASAALPWWSTGRVLAGEDALASGRTAEAVRLADQARAANPVAPGPLLLLARAHTDDGERARALGAYRRATELAPDDPGTWRALALFLGRDRTAAAAWREVHRLDPRDPEAALRAG; this is translated from the coding sequence GTGGGCTCCCCGGCGCCCCGCGCGGCGTGGGTCGCCGGCGGCGTCGCGCTGGCCGGCTGGGCGCTGGTCGGGCTCGGCGGCGGCGGCATCGACCCGGGCGACGGGCTGGGCGGCTCCGGGCCGACGGCCGCGTTCCTCACCCTGGCGCTGGGGGCGCCGCTCGCCGCCGTCGTGGTCGTCCTCGCCTGGGACCGCGTGGCGCTCCGCACCGGCCCGGTGCGCCTCGCGCTCGGCGCCTGCGCCGGGATGGCGGCGTGGGCGGCCCTCTCGATGCTCTGGGCGGCGTCGCCCACCCTCGCGTGGATCGACGCGAACCGGCAGGCGATCGTGTTGTGCGCGCTGGTCGTCGGCGCCGGGCTCGGGGCCCTGCTGCCGCGCGCGCCCCTCCTGCTCGGGCTCGGGTTGTCGGCGGCGGCCCTCGTGCCGGTCGGCGCGGCCCTGTTGACCCGGATCCTCCCGGAGCTGCTCGGCGCGGACAGCGACCTCGCCCGCCTCTCCTCCCCCGTCGGATACTGGAACGCCCTCGCGCTGATCGCGGTGGTCGCCGCGCCGGGCGCCCTGTGGCCGGCGGGCGCGCGACCCGCGTGGCGGGGGGGCCTCTCCGTCGGCGCGGCGGGCACGACCCTGGTGATCGTCACCGTGCTGCTGACGTACTCCCGCGGCGGGGTGCTGGCGCTCGTGATGGCCCTGACGGTCACGATGGCCTTCGTCCCCGCGACCGGCCGGGCCGTCGCCGCCCTCGCGGCCGGCGCCGCCGGCGCGGTGCTGCCGGCCGTCCACGGCCTCACCGACCCGGCCCTGACGACCGACGGGCTGCCCGTCGGCCAGCGCGCCGACGCCGGCCTCGGCCTGGGGTGGAGGATCGCCGCCGGCCTCGTCCTGGCCGCCGTGCTCGCCCCGCTGCTGGTGCGGGCCGCGGGGCGCGTCGGCCTGGAGCCGGCCCGGGCCCGGAGGATCGGGCTGGCGGCGCTCGCCGTCGTCGTCCTCGTCACGGGGGTGGTGGTGTCGGTGGTGCCGGAGGCGCGGGGGTGGACGGGGGACCGCGCCGCCGAGTTCCGCGGCGAGGAGGGCGACGCCGTCGCGAACGACCCCGGCCGCCTGGTGAGCACGGCGGGCAACCAGCGGCGTGGGTGGTGGGGCGAGGCGTGGCGCGGGTTCCTCGACGCGCCCGTCGTCGGCCAGGGCGCCGGCGGGTTCGCCCTCGTGCACCTGCAGGAGCGCGCGACCGGCGACCCGTCGCTGATGACCCGGGAGCCGCACGGCGTCGTCGTGCGGTTCCTCTCCGGCACCGGGCTGGTGGGGACGGCGTTGTTCGCGGCGCTGCTCGCCGCCGTGGCGTGGGGCGTCCTGCGGGCCGCGGGGGGGCGCGCCCCACCCGAGATCGGCCTGCCGCTCGCCGTGATGGCCGCGTTCCTGCTGCAGGCCGCGGTGGACTGGTCGTGGGCGGTCCCGGCCCTGACGATCCCGGCCCTCGCGGCCGCGGGCGTGGTGCTGACGAGCGGGGTCACGGGGCGGGTGCCCGGGGCGCGCCCCGGTCCCCTCGCGGCGGCCGGCCTCGCCGCCGCGGTGCTGATCGCGATCGCCTCGGCCGCCCTGCCGTGGTGGTCGACCGGGCGCGTGCTGGCGGGCGAGGACGCCCTGGCGTCCGGCCGGACCGCGGAGGCGGTGCGGCTCGCCGACCAGGCCCGCGCGGCGAACCCCGTCGCGCCGGGACCCCTGCTGCTGCTCGCGCGGGCGCACACCGACGACGGCGAGCGGGCGCGTGCCCTCGGCGCCTACCGCCGGGCCACCGAGCTCGCCCCGGACGACCCCGGCACGTGGCGGGCGCTCGCCCTGTTCCTCGGCCGCGACCGGACGGCGGCGGCGGCGTGGCGTGAGGTGCACCGCCTCGACCCGCGGGACCCGGAGGCCGCGCTGCGGGCCGGCTGA
- the lepB gene encoding signal peptidase I, whose amino-acid sequence MRRFVKDFLLPLAVAVALAFVIQAAVAKPYEIPTASMTPTIQGNDRIIANRLIYRFRDIDRGDIVVFDPPPAATRTCGDAGGGDIPFVKRVIGIAGDRVEVRRETVVAGDGPVDARVLVIDPGDPNGAGERTVQTIRLRPGDTRSVTYVNGRPYVVPEAITPVDLSGDDLGAYGLRGQIDGSPAYDFGPATVPPDHILVLGDNRPGSCDSHQWRDRGESAPFVPESSVIGQAEVTYWPLSNLTFLD is encoded by the coding sequence ATGCGCCGGTTCGTCAAGGACTTCCTGCTGCCGCTCGCCGTCGCCGTGGCGCTCGCGTTCGTGATCCAGGCGGCGGTCGCGAAGCCCTACGAGATCCCGACGGCGTCGATGACGCCGACGATCCAGGGCAACGACCGGATCATCGCCAACCGGCTGATCTACCGCTTCCGCGACATCGACCGCGGCGACATCGTCGTGTTCGACCCGCCCCCGGCCGCGACGCGGACGTGCGGCGACGCGGGCGGCGGGGACATCCCGTTCGTGAAGCGCGTCATCGGCATCGCGGGCGACCGCGTCGAGGTGCGCCGCGAGACGGTCGTCGCCGGCGACGGCCCCGTCGACGCGCGCGTGCTGGTGATCGACCCGGGCGACCCGAACGGCGCCGGCGAGCGGACGGTGCAGACCATCCGCCTCCGCCCCGGCGACACCCGGTCGGTGACCTACGTCAACGGGCGCCCCTACGTCGTGCCCGAGGCGATCACCCCGGTCGACCTGTCCGGCGACGACCTCGGCGCCTACGGGCTGCGCGGCCAGATCGACGGCTCGCCCGCCTACGACTTCGGGCCCGCCACCGTCCCCCCCGACCACATCCTCGTCCTCGGGGACAACCGCCCGGGCTCCTGCGACTCCCACCAGTGGCGCGACCGCGGTGAGAGCGCGCCGTTCGTGCCCGAGTCGAGCGTCATCGGTCAGGCCGAGGTCACCTACTGGCCTCTCAGCAACCTGACCTTCCTGGACTAG